The nucleotide window CTCGAGATCGCCCGCGACGAACTGATTTGGCTGCTCGACGGATGCCACGCGTATATCGACGCTCATCGGCTGCTCGGCGAACTGGCGCTTGCGGACGAAGATCTGCCGCTTGCCCGAGGGCATTTCGGGGCGGCATTCACCGTCGGCCAGCGAGCGATTCGCCGGGCGGGCGATCCGCGGCCGGTGCCGTATGCCCTGCCGGGCAACCAAGCATTTCACGAGTCGGGCAAGGGGCTGGCGTGGTGCTTGTCGAAATTGGGCAAGACGGATTTGGCGGCCGAGGTCGTGGCGTTTCTGATAAGTTGTGATCCCTCCGATCCGCTTGCGCTGCGGCGCGTTCACACGGGCGACGGCGGCGGTTGCAACGAGGCGCCCGGGAAGTAACAACGCGCGAAACCGCAAGCGCGATTCGACAGCGTTCGGAGTTGGATGCTCGCTTGCGGTTTTGCGCGTCTGCGGTAGACGGAAATCTGCCTATTTCGGCACAACAACTTCCGTCGTGCCGGGCTTGAAATAGGGCGCCTTCCCCGTGAACCGCACGTCCACCGTGCCGCGCTCGCGGGCAACCAGTTGCCCGAACAAATGCTCGGCCAGGGCCGTTCGCACCGCGTCGCGCACGTCGGTCCACTTCTTGTCGCCGGGTTTTACATCGGTGACGCGGATCAAATGAATCCCGAACACCGTTGCCACCGGCTGGCTGATCTGGCCCTTTTCGAGTGCGAACGCCGTCCGGGCAAACGGTTCGACCATCTGGCCATGCCGCGGGATGAAGCCGAGATCGCCGCCGCGGTGCCGGCTGGGCCCGGCCGAATATTTTTCCGCTGCCGCCTCGAAGGTGATTTCGCCCGATTCGATCTGCTTGCGAATCTGCTCGGCTTCTTTGACGAGCGAAGCCACGGCCGAGTCGTCGCCGGCCACGGTGGGCCGCAGCAGAATATGGCTCACGCGCAGTTCCGTGCCGTCGAATTCGCGATGATGGGCATTGAAATAGGCTTCCAGCGTTTCGTCGGTCACTTGCTGCTTGAGATACTTTTGCCAGCTCAATCGCCAGCCGAGTTCGGCCCTCAGCATGGCTTCGCTTTGATGGCTGCGGGCGAGAAATTCCGGCAGCGTCTTCTTGGCGTGTTCGAGTTCGGATTTGAGGTGGGCCAGTTCCGCGTCGATTTCCTCGGGCGTGGCTCCCCAGTGGTTCTTTTCAAGATACTCCTCGACCAACTGGCGATCGACCAATTCCAACAACACGGCCGCTTTCACGCGCTCGGCCGATCCTTCCGATAACGTCCGGCCATGGGCTGCCGCCGCCTCGAGCTGATCGACTTGCCGCACGAAGATCGGCTTGCCGCCGACGGTCGCCGCGATTGCGCCCGTGTCGGACGACGGATCGCCGCGCTGCGCCGCAGGATTCGGCTTCGCCGGCGGATCCGCGGCTAAAAGCACCGTCGCCAGGATGCACCCGCCGATGCCCGAAAAGAAGACTCGACTCGTTCGGCCGCAAACCAATGAAAATCGCATGGGTGGACGTCGTTTCTTACCTGTGAACTACTCCGTAAGATACGGGTAATTTTTGGGACTTCTTCGAGTGTGCCACTGGCTCTGCCAGTGTCTTCGTTGCGGCGATGTCAACTCGCGGCTGACACTGGCAGAGCCAGTGGCACACGGGAGGGCGACTACTCTGCCGTAAGTGTGCTTTGCTGTTTGCGGCTCGGTCGCGCTAGGGAAGAGGAAGATTCTTGAACTGGAACGGCAGCGGCACGCTTGTAATCACGGCCGGAGTTTTGTAAACGAACGTCAGGCCGGCCGGACCGTCGGGCAGATCGAATTTGTAGGCGATGCCGATTTCGTTTTTTTCTTGCGAAGTGGTTTCAGAGCCGCCATTGGGGATTTTGCCCTTCGGACCGGTCAGATACGCCGCGTTGTTGTAGACCCACGCCCTGAACGACTCGAGCGCGTTCGCGGCGTTTTCGAATCGCACCCGCATCCGCACTTCCCACACATCTCCATCCTGGCGCACTTCGTCGACAAACACGGTGACCCCGGCTCGATGCTGCTCGAGTTTCTTGGCGTCTTTCAAGCCCGTGAATTCGAACGTTTCGATGCTGCCGGGCAAGAGGGCCCGCAGGTTTCCCTTGATCGAGGCGATCGATTTGGCCGATCGCGGCGGATCCACCAGCGGCAGTTGAAATTCGATGGCCGAGCCGGCTTGGTCGATGGATTGCTCGAGTTCGCCTTCAGGATTTTCGACGGCGATCGGCGAGCCGAGATCGTCGACGGCTTTCACGCCTGCCAGCGGAAGCTGCAGCATGATCGGCCGCAGCCGCGGCTCCCAGGCCACTTGCAAATCGAGCCGCAGCGAACCAGGACCGGTGGCGGTCAGATTTCGCTGGGCGATCAATTGCGTCGCTCCCACCCGCAGCGGACCGGCATAGCTCGCTCGATCCGCGCGCGGCAGCGCGCCGGGTTCGCGGGCCATGATTCCCAGTTCGTCGTTGCCAGCGTATGGATAGACCGTCAGCTTGGCTTGGTCGAGCGTTTGATCGAGGGCTTGCCAGAACGGCGTTTTGTCGAAGTCCACCGAGAGCTGAGGATCGTCGGCCTCCTGGCCCATCTGCGCCCGGACGTCTTTGAATTTGTTGCCGGTTTGCTTGGTGATCTCGGCGAGGATTTCCGACAGCGGGCGATTGGCGGCTTTGAGGGTTACGGTTGTCGCGGCCGTCGATTCTTCGGCGGCGCGGTGTTCAAGCTGGTCGCGAATCCGCCCAACGGCTTCGCGGCGCTGTGCTTCGGTGGCCGGCGATTTTTCGTCGTATTGCGGCAGCAGATCGAGAATTTTCGGGCCGAGGTTCAAGAGCTTAGCCTCGGCCTCAGAGCGGCGGCTCAATTGGGGCGCATCGAGTTGCAACACCCAATGCCTCACCTCGGCCTTCAATTCCGCCTGCGAGCCGTCCGCCCCAGCGGCCAGCGCGAGAATCATCAGCAAAGCAGATCCCAT belongs to Pirellulales bacterium and includes:
- a CDS encoding peptidylprolyl isomerase, producing MRFSLVCGRTSRVFFSGIGGCILATVLLAADPPAKPNPAAQRGDPSSDTGAIAATVGGKPIFVRQVDQLEAAAAHGRTLSEGSAERVKAAVLLELVDRQLVEEYLEKNHWGATPEEIDAELAHLKSELEHAKKTLPEFLARSHQSEAMLRAELGWRLSWQKYLKQQVTDETLEAYFNAHHREFDGTELRVSHILLRPTVAGDDSAVASLVKEAEQIRKQIESGEITFEAAAEKYSAGPSRHRGGDLGFIPRHGQMVEPFARTAFALEKGQISQPVATVFGIHLIRVTDVKPGDKKWTDVRDAVRTALAEHLFGQLVARERGTVDVRFTGKAPYFKPGTTEVVVPK